The nucleotide sequence AGCTGGACGGCGAGACCTGGCGGTTCGTCGACACGGCGGGCCTGCGCAAGCGGGTCAACTCGGCCAACGGCGCGGAGTACTACGCCTCGCTGCGGACCAAGACCGCGATCGACGCGGCCGAGGTCGCGATCGTGCTGCTGGACGCCGCCGAGCCGCTCTCCGAGCAGGACCTGCGGGTGCTGACCATGGTCGTCGAGGCAGGCCGCGCCTGTGTGCTCGCCTTCAACAAATGGGACCTCGTCGACGAGGACCGCCGCCACGCCATGGTCCGTGAACTGGACCGCGGCCTGGTGCGCGTGCCGTGGGCGGACAAGGTCAACATCTCCGCGCTCACCGGCCGGTCCGTGCGCAAGCTCGCGCCCGCGCTGCGGACCGCGTTGAAGTCATGGGACCAGCGGGTTCCCACCGGCCAGCTGAACGGCTGGCTGGCCGACCTCATCGCCGCGACCCCGCCGCCGGTGCGCGGCGGCAAGCAGCCGAAGGTGCTGTTCGCGACCCAGGCCGGTATCCGGCCGCCGACGCTCGTCCTGTTCACCACCGGCTTCCTCGAAGCGGGCTACCGGCGGTTCATCGAACGGAAGTTCCGTGAGCGGTTCGGTTTCGAAGGCACACCCGTCCGGGTGAATGTCCGGGTCCGCGAAAAGAAGCAAAGGCCCAAGGCGGGCGGAAAAGCGGCCGGAAAGTCGGCGGGTAAACCGAAAGCGCGTTGATTTCTCACGATGTAGGTGAATGGTTCACTGGATGGACACGCCGATGACCTCGGGTTTCGGCGTGTCCACCGGTGAGGTTCGACACTCTGCCGAGACACTCCCGAGATATGTCGTTCACCTGCGGTAAAGTCATAGGTCTGCTAGCGGGCGCCTCATTCGGAGAGCGAGCCCGAATGACGCACTTCGCGAAAGGTGTGTGATGGGCTTGAGCGCCCATGGTTCCGTCCTGCCCGTGGTGACCGCCCGATGACCCTGACCGCCGATTCCCGGCCGATCGCCTGTGTCGCCGACGTCACCGTCGCTCCCTCGCCCACCCCCGTCGCCGACCGGGCTCTCTTCTGGTCCGGTCTCGGCGCCGGTGAGCGCACCCTGCTCGACATCCTCGCCGAGACCGCCGCTCGCCACCCCAACGCGGGTGCGATCGACGACGGCGAGACCACGCTGTCCTACCGCAAGCTCGTCGAGGAGATCGACGCCTACGGCCGCAAGTTGACCGCCAACGGGGTCGGCGTCGGCGACCGGGTCGGCGTCCGGATCTCCTCCGGAACCGCGGAACTCTACGTCGCGATCCTCGCCATCCTGTCCGTCGGCGCCGCCTACGTGCCGGTCGACGCGGACGACCCGGACGAGCGCGCGGACCTGGTGTTCGGCGAGGCCGATGTCGCCGCCGTCGTCTCCGATGGCGGCGCGATCACCGTCGTGGGTTCGCCAGGTGGCGTCGAAGGCGTCCCCGCGCCGACCGACGACGCCTGGATCATCTTCACCTCCGGCTCGACCGGAAAGCCGAAGGGCGTCGCGGTGTCGCACGCCTCGGCCGCCGCCTTCGTCGACGCCGAAGCACAGCTGTTCCTCACCGAGGAGCCGATCGGCCCCGGCGACCGCGTGCTCGCCGGCCTGTCCGTCGCGTTCGACGCGTCGTGTGAAGAGATGTGGCTCGCCTGGCGTCATGGCGCCTGCCTGGTCCCGGCGCCGCGTTCGCTCGTGCGGACCGGCGTCGACCTCGGCCCGTGGCTGGTCGCGCAGGGCATCACCGTCGTCTCGACCGTGCCGACGCTGGCCGCGCTGTGGCCCGCCGACGCGCTGGAAGACGTCCGCCTGCTGATCTTCGGCGGCGAAGCGTGCCCGCCGGAACTGGCCGAACGCGTCGCCGTCGAAGGCCGCGAAGTCTGGAACACCTACGGCCCGACCGAGGCCACCGTCGTCGCCTGCGCCGCGCAGATGACCGGCGAAGGCCCGGTCCGCATCGGCCTGCCGCTGGTGGGCTGGCAGCTCGCCGTCGTGAACGAGGCGGGTGAGCCGGTCGCGATGGGGGAGACCGGCGAACTGGTCATCGGCGGCGTCGGCCTGGCCCGCTACCTGGACCCGGAGAAGGACGCCGAGAAGTTCGCGCCGCTGCCCTCGCTGGGCTGGCGCCGCGCGTACCGCAGCGGTGACATGGTCCGCGCCGAAGCCGAGGGCCTGCTGTTCCTCGGCCGTCTCGACGAGCAGGTCAAACTCGGCGGCCGCCGGATCGAGCTCGGCGAGGTCGACGCGGCGCTCCAGGCGCTTCCCGGAGTGCAGGGCGCCGCTGCCGCGGTCCGCCGAACCAAGGCGGGAAACCAGGTGCTCGTCGGGTACGTCGTGCCCGCCGAAGGCGTCGAGTTCGACCACGACGAGGCCGCGACCCGGCTGCGCGAGCAGCTGCCCGCCGCGCTCGTTCCGCTGCTGGCCCTGATCGACGATCTGCCGACGCGCACCTCCGGCAAGGTCGACCGCAACGCGCTGCCCTGGCCGCTGTCCACTGTGGACGCCGCGAAATCCGGCCTGTCCCCGACGGAGAGCTGGCTCGCCGAAGGCTGGGCGGAGATCCTCGGCGTCTCGGTCGACAACCCGAAGGCCGACTTCTTCACCAACGGCGGCGGAAGCCTGACCGCCGCGCAGCTGATCGCGCGGATCCGCACCCGTCACCCGCAGGTGTCGGTGAGCGACATCTACGCCAACCCGAAGCTCGGCGCGCTCGCGTCGCTGCTGGACGCGCTGAGCGGCGAGAAGACCGAGCGCCGCGACATCGCGCCCACCCCGCGCAAGGCAGGGATCATCCAGTCGCTGCTGATGGTCCCGCTGATGGGCCTGGTGGGCCTGCGGTGGACGACCATCGCCGCGACGCTGTCGAACGTGCTGTCGCTGGCCGGTTTCGCCTGGGCACCGACGCTGCACTGGGCGTGGATCGCCGTCGCGTGGATCGTGCTGTTCAGCCCCGCCGGCCGGATCGCGATCTCGGCGACCGGCTCGCGGCTGCTGCTGCGCGGAGTCCGTCCCGGCAGCTACCCGCGTGGCGGGAGCGTCCACTTGCGACTGTGGACGGCCGAGAAGCTCGCCGAGTTCAGCGGCGCGGACAGTGTCGCGGGCGCTTCGTGGATGACGACATATGCCAAGGCTCTCGGCGCGCGGATCGCCAAGGACGTCGACCTGCATTCCCCGCCGCCGGTCACCGGCATGCTGAAACTCGGCCGCGGTGCCGCCATCGAACCCGAGGTGGATCTGACCGGGCACTGGGTGGACGGCGATCTCGTGCACATCGGCAAGATTCGCATCGGCGCCGACGCGCGGATCGGCGCGCGCAGCACGCTGTTCCCCGGCGCCCGGATCGGCAAGGGCGCGGAGATCGCGGCCGGGTCGACCGTCCGCGGCAACGTGCCCGCCGGGCAGCGCTGGGCCGGTGCCCCCGCCGCCCGTGCCACGAAGGACTCGCTGAAGTGGCCGTCGAGCCGCCCGCCGCGCTCGCGGTTCTGGGCGTCGGTCTACGGCGCGACCTCGGTCGCTCTCGGTCTTCTGCCCGCTGTCGCCGCGCTTCCGGCGGTCGCGGTGCTCGGCTACGCGATCGCGGGGACGGCTTCGCTGGGCGCCGCGCTCGGCCAGGCGTTGCTGTTCACGCCGCTCGCGACCGTCGCGTACTTCCTGTCCTACGCCCTGCTCGTGCTCGTCGGTGTTCGTTCGCTGAGCATCGGCATGGTCGAGGGCTATCACCCCGTGCACGGCCGCGTCGCGTGGCAGGTCTGGGCGACCGAGCGGCTGATGGGTATGGCGCGTGAAGGGCTGTTCCCCTTGTACGCCAGCCTGTTCACCCCGGTGTGGCTCCGGATGCTCGGGGCAAAGGTCGGCCGTAACGTCGAGGCGTCCACCGTCCTCGCGCTGCCGAAGATGACCCAGGTGGACAGTGGCGCGTTCCTCGCGGACGACACCATGGTCGCCACCTACGAACTCGGCCACGGCTGGCTGCACGTCGCGCCGGCGCGGATCGGCAAGCAGGCGTTCCTCGGCAACTCGGGGATGGCCGCGCCGGGACGTTCGGTGCCGAAACGCGGTCTGGTCGGGGTGCTGTCGTCGGCCCCGCTCAAGGCGAAGAAGGGCTCGTCGTACCTCGGGATGCCGCCGCTGCCGGTCCGCCGGTCCGTCGGCGCGGCCGACACGAGCCGCACGTACACGCCGCCGCTGCGGCTGAAGGCGGCGCGTGCGCTCGTCGAACTGTGCCGCATCGTGCCGGTGATGTGCGGTGTCGCGCTGACCGTGCTGGTGGCCGCCGGGATCTTCGCGCTGGCGACGTCGTACGGCTTCCTGGCCGCGGTGCTGCTCGGCGGGCCGCTGCTGCTCGCCGCCGGCGCCGCCGCCGCGCTGACCGCCACCGCGATGAAATGGCTGCTCGTCGGCCGGTTCCGCGCGGTCGACCATCCCCTGTGGAGCTCGTTCGTCTGGCGCAACGAACTCGCCGACACCTTCGTCGAGGCGCTCGCCGTGCCGTGGCTGATCGGTTCCCTCGGCGGCACGCCGCTGCTGCCGGCGTGGCTGCGGACCATGGGCGTCAAGATCGGCCGCGGTGTGTGGCTGGAGACGTACTGGCTGCCCGAGTCGGATCTGGTGAGCCTCGGCGACGGCGCGACGATCAACCGCGGCTGCGTCGTGCAGACGCACCTGTTCCACGACCGGATCATGACGATGTCGCCGGTGACCCTGGACGAGGGAGCGACGCTCGGGCCACACGGTATCGTGCTGCCTGGCGCGAGCATCGGCGCGCGGACGACCGTCGGACCGGGTTCGCTGGTGACCCGGGGCGACGCGGTTCCCGCGGACTCGCGCTGGCTGGGCAATCCCATCTCGGCCTGGACCAAGTAGGGACTGGGGGTCTTTCGCGGGTGATTTCGAAGGCCTCCGCGCAGCCCTCGCCCGGCGCGGACACCTCCGGCGACTCCTACCTGCCTCGTCACGGCAACGGCGGTTACCGGGTCCGGCACTACGATCTGGAGCTGGACTACAAGATCGGTCCCAACCGGCTGTCGGCCTCCGCGGCCATCACCGCGGAGGCGACGCAGGCGCTGTCGCGGTTCACACTCGACTTCGGCGAGTTCCGGATCAACCGGGTGCTGGTCAACGGGAAACCGGCCAAGTACCTGCGGCGCGCGCACAAACTGCAGGTGAAGCCGGCGAAGTCGCTGGCGCTCGGCAGCGAGTTCGTGGTCGAGGTCCACTACGTCGGCAATCCGCGGCCCCTCCCCGGGCTGTGGGGCGACATCGGCTGGGACGAACTGACCGACGGTTCGCTCGTCGCGAGTCAGCCGGTCGGTGCGCCGTCGTGGTTCCCGTGCAACGACCACCCTTCGGACAAGGCGACCTATCGTGTCGCGCTGACGACGTCTTCGCCGTATCTCGTGGTCGTCACCGGGAACCTGGTGGCGCGACACGAACGCGCGAGTACCACGAAATGGGTCTTCGAACGGCCCGAGCCGACGCCGACGTATCTGATGAGTGTCCAAATAGGACGGTACGACGACGTCGAACTCGTCTCCGGTCCTCAGCCCGGCTGGTTCTCGCAACCTTCCGTCGAGGCGTTCCGGATCAACCTCGACGGCGGCTCCGTGGTCACCTCGGTCCCGCAACGGGCCGCCGTGCCGCCGCGTCTGCGCCGGGCGTTCGCGCGTGATTTCGGGCGACAGGGCCGGATCATGGACTCGCTGCAACGACTGTTCGGGCCGTATCCCTTCGGCGAGTACGTCGTCGTCGTCACCGACGACGTACTCGACGACCCGATCGAGGCACAGGGCATGTCGATCTTCGGCGCCAACCACGTCGACGGGCGGCGCACGCACGAACGACTCGTAGTGCACGAACTCGCCCACCAGTGGTTCGGCAACAGCCTGACCGTCGCCGACTGGCGGCACATCTGGTTGAACGAAGGCTTCGCGACCTACGCGGAATGGCTCTGGTCCGAGGAATCCGGCGGGCAGAGCGCGCACGAGTGGGCGAAGACCTGGCACGCGCGGATGAAGGTGAAGCCCGCGGATCTGCGTCTCTCCGACCCTGGCGTGGCGCGGATGTTCGACGAGCGCGTGTACAAACGCGGCGGCCTTCTGTTGCACGCCTTGCGTTACACCGTCGGCGACGCGGTGTTCTTCCCGCTGGTGAAGGCTTGGGCGGTGGAGAACCGGCACGGTCTGGTGACCACCGCGGCTTTTGTGGCGCTTGCTGAACGCTTCGCCGGTCGCTCGCTGGCTGGGTTCTTCGATGCTTGGCTGGACGCTCCAGCGCTGCCTGCCTTGCCCTGACGCGTTCGCTTGAGGGTTCCCAATGTCGCATTTGAGACGCTCAGCGTCTCAAATGCGACATTGGGAACCCCTCGGGAGTTGTCCACAGGGAGTGCTGGTGGGGCGAGTTGTCCACAGGCTCGCGGATCAGGGCTGGCGCGGAATGGGCCGGGAGATCCACGATCGCGTATGTGGTGTTGACCGGCGAATGGCGAGACGATCGCGAGGCTCTGTGGGAGCTGAGTCGTGGTGGAGTGATCACTGTCGCGCGCCCGGTGGAGTTCGGCGTTCCCCGGAAGACGTGCTACCGGCGATGTCGGCCAGGGCAGCCTTGGCAGCGCTTGCTTCCGGGAGTCCTGCTGCTCGGTTCCGGTAGCCCGACCCGGCGTCAGTGGGTCGACGGAGCCCTGCTCTACGGCGGGACGCAGGCACTCGTCACAGGTCTCGAAGCTTGCCGACGCCAGGGCTTGCGGGGACCGGGAATCGCGGCCAACGGAATCCAGTTGCTGGTTCCCGCCTCCTGCAAGGTCAGCAGCGTCGGTCCGGTGACCGTGGAGCGGACCACGCGCATGCCCCGGCCGGTCGTCGTGGATGGAATGGCGATGGCGCCACTCGTCCGGGCGGTCCTTGATCAATGCCGCCGGTTGACCACGCCCGATCCGGTCCGGGCCTTGCTGACCGAAGCCGTTCAGCGAGGGCGGCTGAACCCCGAGGTCCTTGTCCGAGAGCTCGAAGCGGGCAGTGATAGAGGTAGCGCGCTGCCTCGCGAGGTACTGCGTGACGTCATCAGGGGAGCCCGCTCGGTCGCCGAAATCGACGCGATGAACGTGTGGCGGCTCTCCGGTCTGCCCGAACCGGTCTGGAACCAGCCGCTCCGGGACGGAAGCGGCGAGTACATCGGAACCCCCGATGGCTACTTCAAGAAGATCCGGCTCGCTTGGGAGATCGACTCCTACGACTTCCACTTCGCGAAGGAGGACTATGCGAAGACTTTGGACAGAAACGCCAGGTATGCCGCAGCGGGGATCGCGCTGCTGCAGACCCTGCCCAGCCGTCTCCGGACAGAGCCCGAGGAGGTCGCGGCAGAGCTTCGTGCGGCGTACGAGGCTCGGCAGTTGAACTCAACCCAGGTTGAGGATGCAGGCTTGGGTCAAGCGAACATCCCCTGGGAGGAACGAAAGTGATTCTCGAGCTCGCCGAAGCGGGAGCCTGCCCGCGCGACCTCGTCGGTGGCAAAGCGGCGAATCTCGCGGAGATGACTTCGGCGGGTTTTCCCGTGCCGGAGGGTTTCTGCGTCACGACCGCCGCGTACCGGCAGGTGCTGGCCCACGGAGAGGGGCCGCGGCTGCTCGGTGAGCTGGCCAGTGTGCCGCCCGACGCCGCGGGAAGGTCGGCGAGCCGCTTGCGGGCCCATGTGCTGACCGTACCTATCCCGGAACGGCTCGAAACCGCGATCGTCGAGGCGTACGAAAGGCTTTCACCGGACGGGCCGGTCGCGGTGCGGTCTTCGTCGACCGCCGAGGATCTGCCGGACGCCAGTTTCGCGGGTCAGTACGACACTTTCCTCGGCATACGGGGCGCCGGAGAGGTGCTCGCCGCGGTGCGCCGTTGCTGGGCGTCGCTGTGGGCGGACCGGGCGGTGAGGTACCGCGCGACGCACGACACCGATCTCGCTCCCACCATCGCGGTGATCGTGCAGCGGCTGGTCGACGCCGAATGCGCCGGCGTCCTGTACACGGCGAATCCCGTGTCGGGCAAGCGATCCGAAGTGATCATCGACGGCGCCCCCGGGCTGGGCGAAGCGGTCGTGTCCGGTGCGGTGACTCCGGACCACTATCGGCTGGGCGTCGAGGGCGAAACCGTGGAGGGGCCGGAAGACGGCTGCCTGACGCCGTCGCGACTGAGCGCGCTCGCGGCGGTCGGCAGGAAACTGGAGAGGCATTTCGGCGCGCCGCAGGACGTCGAGTGGGCGTTCGACGGTGAGGGCGAGCTTTGGCTGACCCAGTCGCGGCATATCACCACGCTGTTCCCGGTCCCGGAGAGCGAGGAACTGCGCGCGTACTGGTCGGTCAACGTCTACCAGGGGATCAGCCGTCCCTTCACGCCGATGGGCGCGTCCATGATCCGGGAGCGCCAGCGGGGAATGGCGGTGTACATGACCGCGCTCGGCTTCTCCGAAGAGATCACCGATGTGGACGGATGGCTGTACTGGGACATCACCGAAGGCGTGCGGAACCCGGCGAAGCGGTCGAAGATGGCCGCGTTCGCCGACAGCCTCGCGGCGCCGTCGGGCCGGATCGTCGAGCAGCTCGGTCGTGATCGCCGGTTCCCGTCAGTGCCTTCGGGTCACGATGCCCCGCCGAAGAAACGGCGCCGCCGCTGGGAACGGATGGTCCTCGCGTGGCTGTGGCCGGATCGGGCTCGTGCCGAGGTCGTCCGCGACGGCGAACGGCGGATCGCCGCCTTCGCGGGGCCGGCCGAGGCGACCGCGGACGAACGGTTGTCCTTTGTGGAATCCGTCCGGCGTGACGTCTGCCGGATCGAGGCGGATCTCCCTCGTGACGCCAATACCGCGGGCGCGACCGGCGGGCAGCTGGCCGGGCGGCTGCTGCGCGGTCACGTGGACGAGTCCGAGGTGGCCGCCGTCTTTCGTGGTGTTCCGCACAATCCGACCACCGAGATGGATCTGGCGTTGTGGCGGGCGGCGACGGCGATCCGGCGCGACGAGGAGGCCCTCCGGTTCTTACTGGAGACCGCGCCCGGCGAACTCGCCGCCAAACAACTCGCCGGGACCCTGCCGGACGTGATCCAGCA is from Amycolatopsis lurida and encodes:
- a CDS encoding Pls/PosA family non-ribosomal peptide synthetase; the encoded protein is MTLTADSRPIACVADVTVAPSPTPVADRALFWSGLGAGERTLLDILAETAARHPNAGAIDDGETTLSYRKLVEEIDAYGRKLTANGVGVGDRVGVRISSGTAELYVAILAILSVGAAYVPVDADDPDERADLVFGEADVAAVVSDGGAITVVGSPGGVEGVPAPTDDAWIIFTSGSTGKPKGVAVSHASAAAFVDAEAQLFLTEEPIGPGDRVLAGLSVAFDASCEEMWLAWRHGACLVPAPRSLVRTGVDLGPWLVAQGITVVSTVPTLAALWPADALEDVRLLIFGGEACPPELAERVAVEGREVWNTYGPTEATVVACAAQMTGEGPVRIGLPLVGWQLAVVNEAGEPVAMGETGELVIGGVGLARYLDPEKDAEKFAPLPSLGWRRAYRSGDMVRAEAEGLLFLGRLDEQVKLGGRRIELGEVDAALQALPGVQGAAAAVRRTKAGNQVLVGYVVPAEGVEFDHDEAATRLREQLPAALVPLLALIDDLPTRTSGKVDRNALPWPLSTVDAAKSGLSPTESWLAEGWAEILGVSVDNPKADFFTNGGGSLTAAQLIARIRTRHPQVSVSDIYANPKLGALASLLDALSGEKTERRDIAPTPRKAGIIQSLLMVPLMGLVGLRWTTIAATLSNVLSLAGFAWAPTLHWAWIAVAWIVLFSPAGRIAISATGSRLLLRGVRPGSYPRGGSVHLRLWTAEKLAEFSGADSVAGASWMTTYAKALGARIAKDVDLHSPPPVTGMLKLGRGAAIEPEVDLTGHWVDGDLVHIGKIRIGADARIGARSTLFPGARIGKGAEIAAGSTVRGNVPAGQRWAGAPAARATKDSLKWPSSRPPRSRFWASVYGATSVALGLLPAVAALPAVAVLGYAIAGTASLGAALGQALLFTPLATVAYFLSYALLVLVGVRSLSIGMVEGYHPVHGRVAWQVWATERLMGMAREGLFPLYASLFTPVWLRMLGAKVGRNVEASTVLALPKMTQVDSGAFLADDTMVATYELGHGWLHVAPARIGKQAFLGNSGMAAPGRSVPKRGLVGVLSSAPLKAKKGSSYLGMPPLPVRRSVGAADTSRTYTPPLRLKAARALVELCRIVPVMCGVALTVLVAAGIFALATSYGFLAAVLLGGPLLLAAGAAAALTATAMKWLLVGRFRAVDHPLWSSFVWRNELADTFVEALAVPWLIGSLGGTPLLPAWLRTMGVKIGRGVWLETYWLPESDLVSLGDGATINRGCVVQTHLFHDRIMTMSPVTLDEGATLGPHGIVLPGASIGARTTVGPGSLVTRGDAVPADSRWLGNPISAWTK
- a CDS encoding M1 family metallopeptidase: MISKASAQPSPGADTSGDSYLPRHGNGGYRVRHYDLELDYKIGPNRLSASAAITAEATQALSRFTLDFGEFRINRVLVNGKPAKYLRRAHKLQVKPAKSLALGSEFVVEVHYVGNPRPLPGLWGDIGWDELTDGSLVASQPVGAPSWFPCNDHPSDKATYRVALTTSSPYLVVVTGNLVARHERASTTKWVFERPEPTPTYLMSVQIGRYDDVELVSGPQPGWFSQPSVEAFRINLDGGSVVTSVPQRAAVPPRLRRAFARDFGRQGRIMDSLQRLFGPYPFGEYVVVVTDDVLDDPIEAQGMSIFGANHVDGRRTHERLVVHELAHQWFGNSLTVADWRHIWLNEGFATYAEWLWSEESGGQSAHEWAKTWHARMKVKPADLRLSDPGVARMFDERVYKRGGLLLHALRYTVGDAVFFPLVKAWAVENRHGLVTTAAFVALAERFAGRSLAGFFDAWLDAPALPALP
- a CDS encoding PEP/pyruvate-binding domain-containing protein; this encodes MILELAEAGACPRDLVGGKAANLAEMTSAGFPVPEGFCVTTAAYRQVLAHGEGPRLLGELASVPPDAAGRSASRLRAHVLTVPIPERLETAIVEAYERLSPDGPVAVRSSSTAEDLPDASFAGQYDTFLGIRGAGEVLAAVRRCWASLWADRAVRYRATHDTDLAPTIAVIVQRLVDAECAGVLYTANPVSGKRSEVIIDGAPGLGEAVVSGAVTPDHYRLGVEGETVEGPEDGCLTPSRLSALAAVGRKLERHFGAPQDVEWAFDGEGELWLTQSRHITTLFPVPESEELRAYWSVNVYQGISRPFTPMGASMIRERQRGMAVYMTALGFSEEITDVDGWLYWDITEGVRNPAKRSKMAAFADSLAAPSGRIVEQLGRDRRFPSVPSGHDAPPKKRRRRWERMVLAWLWPDRARAEVVRDGERRIAAFAGPAEATADERLSFVESVRRDVCRIEADLPRDANTAGATGGQLAGRLLRGHVDESEVAAVFRGVPHNPTTEMDLALWRAATAIRRDEEALRFLLETAPGELAAKQLAGTLPDVIQQGVAAFLTEYGCRATSEIDFGVPRWADDPEPVFAMLSNLLRAEGEGQDAETRFEHAAAAAEARIVELTRRLPVTELHRAVLARFLLRRSRRLRGLREFPKFCLMRGFAALRTQLLLVGEEIVRAERLEQAGDVMFLDLAEVREALSGRDFQATVAWRRRLWERESRRPRVPSVVLSDGTAPALEADPGSGLTGLAAAAGVATGRARVIHDPDGARIEPGEILVAATTDPGWTPLFLTAAALVTETGGMISHGTTVAREHGIPAVVGVPGATALITTGQVITVDGSAGTIRFGEESR